From the Hymenobacter yonginensis genome, one window contains:
- a CDS encoding DinB family protein, producing MNHRLHLRFEQLERATTHLLQQAESLGSQSHQSPGQGQWSAAQVVQHLVVAETGIEQYIEKKLHNAEDLSKAGLSHMLKSALLRVMLRLPFTRFKAPARLTEQTPEHVPSLPQLQADWQAVRRRLEQTLNEYPSRSLDRAIFKHPRSGMLTIYQTLDFMLDHVLHHQHQVERIAKTLRRVPQP from the coding sequence TGCGCTTCGAACAGCTTGAGCGTGCTACCACCCACCTGCTACAACAGGCTGAAAGCCTCGGCAGTCAGTCGCACCAGTCGCCGGGGCAAGGGCAGTGGTCGGCCGCTCAGGTGGTGCAGCACTTGGTAGTTGCCGAAACTGGTATCGAGCAGTACATTGAGAAGAAGCTTCACAATGCCGAAGATCTGAGTAAAGCGGGCCTGAGTCATATGCTAAAATCGGCTTTGCTACGCGTGATGCTGCGGCTGCCTTTTACGCGATTCAAGGCCCCAGCCCGCCTGACAGAGCAAACTCCAGAGCACGTTCCCTCCCTGCCGCAGCTTCAGGCCGACTGGCAGGCTGTCCGGCGCCGGCTCGAGCAAACCCTCAACGAATACCCCAGCCGCTCTCTCGACCGAGCTATATTCAAGCACCCCCGCTCAGGCATGCTCACTATCTACCAGACCCTGGATTTTATGCTCGACCACGTCCTTCATCATCAGCATCAAGTAGAGCGGATTGCCAAGACCCTCAGGCGGGTGCCACAGCCCTAG